A region of Myxococcus stipitatus DSM 14675 DNA encodes the following proteins:
- a CDS encoding general secretion pathway protein GspE — MASPSRNRIGDILVKARVIDDLQLRSALATFDQWGGRLSRIVADLGLASEDTVTEAICQGLGMQRVQLGNITRDAGALARVDITLAEQKGVFPVSLKDNGKTLVLAMADPTDLGTLDQVAQRSRARVVPMVAGEREIEHAILRHYRNQEPVISTRFNPSRNTSSETQAPVDEPEDEFKVVDMSGKTVVKRIADIVPPDSPATAPAPRPAEKLAPAAAAGSSAADILDEILTGGAPSSEWTEEDLQRLQTLQQNQEKSSKILRALLELLLEKGQLQQRELAARMRL; from the coding sequence ATGGCTTCTCCTTCCCGCAATCGCATTGGCGACATCCTCGTCAAGGCCCGCGTCATCGACGACCTTCAGCTGCGCAGCGCCCTGGCCACTTTCGACCAGTGGGGAGGGCGGCTGTCGCGCATCGTCGCGGACCTGGGGCTGGCCAGCGAGGACACCGTCACCGAGGCCATCTGCCAGGGCCTGGGGATGCAGCGCGTGCAACTGGGCAACATCACGCGCGACGCGGGAGCACTGGCGCGCGTGGACATCACGCTCGCGGAGCAGAAGGGCGTCTTCCCGGTGTCGCTCAAGGACAACGGCAAGACGCTGGTGCTGGCCATGGCGGACCCCACGGACCTGGGCACCCTGGACCAGGTGGCGCAGCGCAGCCGCGCCCGGGTGGTGCCCATGGTCGCGGGCGAGCGCGAAATCGAGCACGCGATTCTGCGCCACTATCGCAATCAAGAGCCCGTCATCAGCACGCGCTTCAACCCGTCGCGAAACACGTCTTCTGAAACACAAGCACCTGTCGACGAGCCTGAAGATGAGTTCAAGGTCGTCGACATGAGCGGCAAGACGGTGGTGAAGCGCATCGCCGACATCGTCCCGCCCGACTCGCCGGCCACCGCGCCCGCGCCGCGTCCCGCGGAGAAGCTCGCTCCGGCCGCGGCGGCGGGTTCGAGCGCGGCGGATATCCTGGATGAAATCCTGACCGGTGGCGCGCCCTCCTCCGAGTGGACCGAGGAGGACTTGCAGCGACTGCAGACGCTCCAGCAGAACCAGGAGAAGAGCTCCAAGATCCTCCGCGCCCTGCTGGAGCTGCTGTTGGAGAAGGGCCAGCTCCAGCAGCGCGAGCTGGCCGCGCGGATGCGGCTGTAG
- a CDS encoding CPXCG motif-containing cysteine-rich protein, producing the protein MQPFAEAAVLQCPYCGEQVEVDVDPIGATDEHYIEDCPVCCRPWTVHVARAEEAVGVTLGREDD; encoded by the coding sequence ATGCAACCCTTCGCGGAAGCCGCTGTCCTGCAGTGCCCCTATTGCGGCGAACAGGTGGAGGTCGACGTGGACCCCATTGGCGCCACCGACGAGCACTACATCGAGGACTGCCCGGTGTGCTGCCGCCCGTGGACTGTCCACGTCGCCCGCGCCGAGGAGGCCGTCGGCGTCACCCTGGGCCGCGAGGACGACTGA
- a CDS encoding Hsp20/alpha crystallin family protein: protein MHSRNPFNSAVVVNPLMRDFDALFRELGQPGFFRQAPRERAPAADILESEAGITLHLDIPGVDAKDIQVTVERDVLTVKAERKAQPLAEGVNVRRQERAQGAFTRSFSLPETVDATQVEARYEQGVLTLTLPRREESKPRVIEVKVQS from the coding sequence ATGCATAGCCGCAACCCGTTCAACTCCGCCGTGGTGGTGAACCCCCTGATGCGCGACTTCGACGCGCTCTTCCGCGAGCTGGGCCAGCCCGGCTTCTTCCGTCAGGCCCCGCGCGAGCGCGCGCCGGCCGCCGACATCCTCGAGTCCGAGGCGGGCATCACCCTGCACCTCGACATCCCGGGGGTGGACGCGAAGGACATCCAGGTGACGGTGGAGCGCGACGTGCTCACCGTGAAGGCGGAGCGCAAGGCGCAGCCCTTGGCCGAGGGCGTCAACGTGCGACGCCAGGAGCGAGCCCAGGGGGCTTTCACGCGCTCGTTCTCCCTGCCGGAGACGGTGGACGCCACCCAGGTGGAGGCGCGCTACGAGCAAGGCGTGCTGACGCTGACACTGCCCCGGCGTGAGGAATCCAAGCCCCGCGTCATCGAGGTCAAGGTCCAGAGCTGA
- a CDS encoding response regulator, whose protein sequence is MGSGMMQQEGSTAMTDQLYTTHDISRLLQVDPSTVSKWIDRGILMAFRTPGGHRRVRSADLRTFLITHQMPVPEELGSGTVRLLVVDDERAVLDAIKRAFKPFAAQVELQTTTSGVEALLLVSEQKPHGMIIDLNMPDIDGLEVCRRIRQRKQMEGVRLITMTSVHTADVVEQSKQAGALACLAKPLDVQQVLELFRVPISLSAKR, encoded by the coding sequence ATGGGCAGCGGAATGATGCAGCAAGAGGGGAGTACGGCGATGACGGACCAGCTCTACACGACGCACGACATCAGTCGTTTGCTTCAGGTGGATCCGTCCACGGTGAGCAAGTGGATTGACCGGGGCATCCTGATGGCCTTCAGGACGCCGGGCGGCCACCGCCGGGTGCGGTCCGCGGACCTGCGCACGTTCCTCATCACCCACCAGATGCCGGTTCCCGAGGAGCTGGGCAGCGGCACGGTGCGCCTGCTGGTGGTGGACGACGAGCGCGCGGTGCTGGACGCCATCAAGCGCGCGTTCAAGCCCTTCGCGGCGCAGGTGGAGCTGCAGACGACGACGAGCGGCGTGGAGGCCCTGCTGCTGGTGTCCGAGCAGAAGCCGCACGGCATGATCATCGACCTCAACATGCCGGACATCGACGGCCTCGAGGTCTGCCGCCGCATCCGTCAGCGCAAGCAGATGGAAGGCGTGCGCCTCATCACCATGACGTCCGTGCACACCGCCGACGTGGTGGAGCAGTCGAAGCAGGCCGGCGCGCTGGCGTGCCTGGCCAAGCCGCTGGATGTACAGCAGGTGCTGGAGCTGTTCCGCGTGCCCATCTCGCTCAGCGCCAAGCGCTGA
- a CDS encoding KdsC family phosphatase, which translates to MPTEALSKPGKEELTSRAARVRLLVFDVDGVLTDGGLYYGDGGELMKRFDVKDGHALVMARLSGLPAAILTARTSGIVEARGRELGLAAVFQGRKDKGAALDELLRQLDVPPGECAYMGDDHNDLAPLSKVGLSACPADAVPEVRQEVHFVTHSPGGRGAARELVELVLKSRGLWDGAVGLMRGTDGRSAQRG; encoded by the coding sequence ATGCCGACGGAAGCACTTTCCAAGCCGGGAAAGGAAGAGCTGACGTCCCGCGCGGCACGCGTGCGGCTGCTTGTCTTTGACGTGGACGGGGTGCTCACCGACGGCGGCCTGTATTACGGCGACGGCGGGGAGCTGATGAAGCGCTTCGATGTGAAGGATGGCCACGCCCTGGTCATGGCCCGACTGTCGGGCCTGCCCGCCGCCATCCTCACCGCCCGCACCTCAGGCATCGTGGAGGCACGCGGGCGGGAGCTGGGCCTGGCGGCAGTGTTTCAAGGCCGCAAGGACAAGGGTGCCGCACTGGACGAGCTGCTCCGGCAGTTGGATGTCCCCCCGGGCGAGTGTGCCTACATGGGGGATGACCACAACGACCTGGCCCCACTCTCGAAGGTGGGCTTGTCCGCGTGTCCCGCGGATGCTGTTCCCGAGGTGCGTCAGGAGGTCCACTTCGTCACCCACAGCCCAGGCGGCCGAGGCGCCGCTCGGGAGCTCGTGGAGCTGGTCCTCAAGTCCCGAGGTCTCTGGGACGGGGCCGTGGGTCTGATGAGGGGGACTGATGGACGCAGTGCGCAGAGAGGTTGA
- the kdsA gene encoding 3-deoxy-8-phosphooctulonate synthase: protein MSASSSLPITLCGHKVGPGQKLFVIAGPDSIESEEMALKHAHLLKGITSRLGVPYAFKCSYDKANRTSGKSFRGPGLREGLRILARIRDEVGVPVLTDVHETSHVGPASEVVDIIQIPAFLCRQTDLVEAVARTGKGVNLKKGQFVAPKDIVHSARKAFEAGNPNVLVTERGSSFGYNNLVVDMRGFAQMREAGLAVCFDATHSVQLPSAGNGETAGERKFVSLLARSAAAAGIDALFTEVHEDPDRALCDGPCSLNPQMFEDVVRNVLNIRRVLGHEPS from the coding sequence ATGAGCGCCAGCAGCAGCCTTCCCATCACCCTGTGTGGCCACAAGGTCGGCCCGGGACAGAAGCTTTTTGTCATTGCCGGCCCGGACAGCATCGAGTCCGAGGAGATGGCCCTGAAACATGCTCACTTGCTCAAGGGCATCACCAGCCGGCTGGGCGTGCCCTACGCCTTCAAGTGCTCCTACGACAAGGCCAACCGGACGAGCGGGAAGTCCTTCAGAGGCCCGGGTCTCCGGGAAGGGCTGCGCATTCTAGCGCGTATCAGGGATGAAGTGGGCGTCCCGGTCCTCACGGACGTCCATGAAACCAGCCACGTAGGTCCTGCCTCGGAAGTTGTGGATATCATCCAGATACCGGCGTTCCTGTGCCGGCAGACAGACCTGGTGGAGGCCGTGGCTCGCACGGGCAAGGGCGTGAATTTGAAGAAGGGACAATTCGTGGCCCCCAAGGACATCGTCCACTCGGCGCGCAAGGCGTTCGAGGCGGGCAACCCCAACGTGCTCGTCACGGAGCGGGGCTCGTCCTTCGGCTACAACAACCTGGTTGTCGACATGCGAGGCTTCGCGCAGATGCGCGAGGCGGGCCTGGCCGTGTGCTTTGACGCCACGCACTCCGTGCAATTGCCCAGCGCGGGCAACGGAGAGACGGCGGGTGAGCGGAAGTTCGTCTCGCTGCTCGCGCGCTCCGCCGCGGCCGCTGGCATCGACGCCTTGTTCACCGAAGTCCACGAGGACCCTGACCGTGCCCTGTGTGACGGTCCGTGCTCCCTCAATCCCCAGATGTTCGAGGACGTGGTACGAAATGTGCTGAACATCCGCCGGGTGTTGGGACACGAGCCCAGCTGA
- a CDS encoding CTP synthase, whose protein sequence is MRSKKTKFIFVTGGVVSSLGKGLASASIGALLENRGLAVTLLKLDPYINVDPGTMSPFQHGEVFVTEDGGETDMDLGHYERFTNARMSRLNNFTSGRIYHAVIMKERRGEYLGKTVQVIPHVTDEIKASIRQAAQDADVVIVEVGGTVGDIESLPFLEAIRQMRYDVGSQNAVYVHLTLLPYIGAAGEVKTKPTQHSVMKLREIGIQPDFLVCRTDREVSRELKDKIAMFCNVDTGNVFTSPDVRSIYELPLELHRQGLDDRLAEVLNIWSRAPHLERWENILRKVYEPARGQVQVAIVGKYVNLTESYKSLNEALLHGGIANDVKVNLHFVDSQDVEAQGPEKLLAGVDAILVPGGFGVRGTEGKIAAVRYAREKKIPFFGICLGLQMAVVEFSRGVLGLTTANSLEFSEHTPHPVVTLMESQVSVQDKGGTMRLGSYACALKPGTRAHQLYGQDLIQERHRHRYEVNNAYRGRLQEAGLVISGHNPELNLVEMIELSDHPYFVGCQFHPEFKSKPFAPHPLFSGFIKAALDQRDATAGQVRA, encoded by the coding sequence ATGCGCTCCAAGAAAACCAAGTTCATTTTCGTGACGGGCGGAGTGGTCAGCTCCCTCGGCAAGGGCCTCGCCTCGGCCTCTATTGGCGCCCTGCTGGAGAATCGCGGCCTCGCCGTCACGCTGCTGAAGCTGGACCCGTACATCAACGTGGATCCGGGCACGATGAGCCCGTTCCAGCATGGCGAAGTGTTCGTCACCGAGGATGGTGGCGAGACAGACATGGACCTGGGCCACTACGAGCGCTTCACGAACGCTCGGATGAGTCGGCTCAACAACTTCACCTCGGGCCGCATCTACCACGCCGTCATCATGAAGGAGCGTCGCGGCGAGTACCTGGGCAAGACGGTGCAGGTGATTCCGCACGTCACCGACGAAATCAAGGCGAGCATCCGCCAGGCGGCCCAGGACGCGGACGTGGTGATCGTGGAGGTCGGTGGCACGGTGGGCGACATCGAGTCGCTGCCGTTCCTCGAGGCCATCCGTCAGATGCGCTACGACGTGGGCAGCCAGAACGCCGTCTACGTGCACCTGACGCTCCTGCCGTACATCGGCGCCGCGGGCGAGGTGAAGACCAAGCCCACGCAGCACTCGGTGATGAAGCTGCGCGAGATTGGCATCCAGCCCGACTTCCTCGTGTGCCGCACGGACCGCGAGGTGTCGCGCGAGCTCAAGGACAAGATCGCCATGTTCTGCAACGTGGACACGGGCAACGTGTTCACCTCGCCGGACGTGCGCAGCATCTACGAGCTGCCCCTGGAGCTGCACCGTCAGGGCCTGGATGACCGGCTGGCGGAGGTGCTCAACATCTGGAGCCGCGCGCCGCACCTGGAGCGCTGGGAGAACATCCTGCGCAAGGTGTACGAGCCCGCGCGAGGCCAGGTGCAGGTGGCCATCGTCGGCAAGTACGTGAACCTCACGGAGAGCTACAAGAGCCTCAACGAGGCCCTGCTGCACGGCGGCATCGCCAACGACGTGAAGGTCAACCTGCACTTCGTGGACAGCCAGGACGTGGAGGCGCAGGGGCCGGAGAAGCTGCTCGCCGGCGTGGACGCCATCCTCGTCCCCGGCGGGTTCGGCGTGCGGGGCACCGAGGGGAAGATCGCGGCGGTGCGCTACGCGCGGGAGAAGAAGATTCCCTTCTTCGGCATCTGCCTGGGCCTCCAGATGGCGGTGGTGGAGTTCAGCCGGGGCGTGCTGGGCCTGACGACGGCCAACAGCCTGGAGTTCAGCGAGCACACGCCGCACCCCGTCGTGACGCTGATGGAGAGCCAGGTGTCGGTGCAGGACAAGGGCGGCACCATGCGGCTGGGCAGCTACGCCTGCGCGCTGAAGCCCGGCACGCGCGCGCACCAGCTCTACGGCCAGGACCTCATCCAGGAGCGCCACCGTCACCGCTACGAGGTGAACAACGCCTACCGAGGGCGTCTGCAGGAGGCGGGGCTGGTCATCTCCGGCCACAATCCGGAGCTGAACCTGGTGGAGATGATTGAGTTGTCGGACCACCCGTACTTTGTTGGGTGTCAGTTCCACCCCGAGTTCAAGAGCAAGCCCTTCGCCCCTCACCCTCTCTTCTCCGGCTTCATCAAGGCCGCGCTGGACCAGCGCGACGCGACGGCCGGCCAGGTGCGCGCATGA
- a CDS encoding ABC transporter ATP-binding protein gives MTLRRLLTLARPELPTLVVGTLFLFISSVATLAFPRAIGDLVDEALGARSRERLDTIALVMFCVFVVQGVAMALRVYLFSTAGERVVTRLRKRLFQSLLSQEVAFFDERRTGELTSRLASDTSVLQNTVTTNISMTLRYTLQALGGVVLLFFTSPRLTLVMLAIIPAVAIGAVVYGRRVRVLSRQVQDALAASSEVAEEDLSGIRTVRSFAAESHEVERYSAAVDRALELAKTRARQSAVFMGIASIAMYGSTAAMLWYGGRLVVDGALSVGALTSFLIYTSLVALSLSAVAEVWADFMRASGAAERVFELMDREPAIPSGGQTLAAVKGHVEFRAVRFAYPTRSDVPVLQGMDLEMRPGEVVAVVGPSGAGKSTLASLLSRFYDPQGGAVLLDGQPLTSLEPEWLRRNIGMVAQEPQLFSCSIADNIRYARPDATQEEVEEAARAANAHDFIQRFPEGYATPVGERGVQLSGGQKQRVAIARAVLKDPRLLILDEATSALDAESEHLVKDALERLMKGRTTLIIAHRLSTVANVDRVLVLEGGRIVQSGTHASLMGQEGLYRRLVERQFVAA, from the coding sequence TTGACGTTGCGTCGCCTGCTCACGCTGGCGAGGCCCGAGCTTCCCACGCTTGTCGTGGGCACGCTCTTTCTCTTCATCAGCAGCGTGGCCACCCTCGCCTTTCCCCGAGCCATCGGCGACCTCGTCGACGAGGCACTCGGTGCCCGGAGCCGCGAGCGCCTGGACACCATCGCCCTGGTGATGTTCTGCGTCTTCGTCGTGCAGGGCGTGGCCATGGCCCTGCGCGTCTATCTTTTCAGCACCGCCGGCGAGCGCGTCGTGACGCGGCTGCGCAAGCGCCTGTTCCAGAGCCTGTTGTCCCAAGAGGTCGCGTTCTTCGACGAGCGTCGCACCGGTGAGCTCACCAGTCGACTGGCCTCCGACACCAGCGTCCTGCAGAACACCGTCACCACCAACATCTCCATGACGCTGCGCTACACCCTCCAGGCGCTGGGGGGCGTGGTGCTCCTCTTCTTCACGTCCCCGCGCCTCACCCTGGTGATGCTCGCCATCATCCCCGCCGTCGCCATTGGCGCGGTGGTGTATGGCCGGCGCGTTCGCGTCCTGTCGCGTCAGGTGCAGGACGCGCTCGCCGCCTCCAGCGAGGTGGCCGAAGAGGACCTCTCCGGCATCCGCACCGTGCGCTCCTTCGCCGCGGAGAGTCACGAGGTGGAGCGCTACAGCGCCGCGGTGGACCGGGCGCTCGAGCTCGCCAAGACGCGCGCGCGCCAGTCCGCGGTGTTCATGGGCATCGCCTCCATCGCCATGTACGGCTCCACCGCGGCCATGCTCTGGTACGGCGGCCGGCTGGTGGTGGACGGAGCGCTCAGCGTGGGCGCCCTCACCTCGTTCCTCATCTACACGTCGCTGGTCGCGCTCTCCCTGAGCGCCGTCGCGGAGGTGTGGGCGGACTTCATGCGCGCCAGCGGCGCCGCCGAGCGCGTCTTCGAGCTGATGGACCGCGAGCCCGCCATCCCCTCCGGCGGACAGACGCTGGCCGCGGTGAAGGGCCACGTGGAGTTCCGCGCGGTGCGCTTCGCCTACCCCACCCGCTCGGACGTTCCCGTGCTCCAGGGAATGGACCTGGAGATGAGGCCCGGCGAGGTGGTCGCCGTCGTCGGCCCCTCCGGCGCGGGCAAGTCCACGCTCGCCTCGCTCCTGTCGCGCTTCTACGACCCGCAGGGCGGCGCGGTGCTCTTGGACGGACAGCCGCTCACCTCGCTCGAGCCGGAGTGGCTGCGGCGCAACATCGGAATGGTCGCGCAGGAGCCCCAGCTCTTCTCCTGCTCCATCGCGGACAACATCCGCTATGCCCGGCCAGACGCCACGCAGGAGGAGGTGGAGGAGGCCGCGCGCGCCGCCAACGCCCACGACTTCATCCAGCGCTTCCCGGAGGGCTACGCCACCCCCGTCGGCGAGCGCGGAGTGCAGCTGTCCGGCGGACAGAAGCAGCGCGTGGCCATCGCCCGCGCGGTGTTGAAGGACCCTCGCCTGCTCATCCTCGACGAGGCCACCAGCGCCTTGGACGCGGAGAGCGAGCACCTGGTGAAGGACGCGCTGGAGCGGCTGATGAAAGGTCGCACCACGCTCATCATCGCGCACCGCTTGTCCACGGTGGCCAACGTGGACCGCGTGCTCGTGCTGGAGGGAGGCCGCATCGTCCAGAGCGGCACCCACGCAAGCCTCATGGGCCAGGAGGGCCTGTACCGCAGGCTGGTGGAGCGCCAGTTCGTCGCGGCCTGA
- a CDS encoding aldo/keto reductase: MEQHIFGGTGKHVPVLGQGTWQMEGDDRAEAIRSLRAGLDLGLTHVDTAELYGSGRVEELIVSEAIAGRRDEIFLVSKVMPSNASYAGTLAACEKSLKKLRTDWLDCYLLHWRGSHPLAETVRAFEKLVADGKIRSWGVSNFAVSDLEELLSLTKPQRIACNQVLYHLEERAIEHSVLPWCEARGIAVVGYSPFGNGNFPPPDSEGGRVLADVARAHGATPRQVALQFLVRRPSLFAIPKSSRLAHLKDNAAASMVELTAADIARIDAAFPLGPHTDDLPML; this comes from the coding sequence ATGGAGCAGCACATCTTCGGTGGTACCGGGAAGCATGTGCCCGTCCTGGGGCAAGGGACGTGGCAGATGGAGGGCGATGACCGCGCGGAGGCCATCCGTTCACTGCGCGCGGGGTTGGACCTGGGCCTCACCCACGTGGACACCGCGGAGCTGTATGGCAGTGGCCGCGTCGAGGAGCTCATCGTGTCCGAGGCCATCGCGGGCCGCCGGGACGAAATCTTCCTCGTGTCGAAGGTGATGCCGTCGAATGCGTCCTACGCGGGCACGCTGGCCGCCTGCGAGAAGAGCCTGAAGAAGCTGCGCACCGACTGGCTGGATTGCTACCTGCTGCATTGGAGGGGCTCGCATCCGCTGGCGGAGACGGTGCGCGCCTTCGAGAAGCTGGTGGCGGATGGGAAGATTCGCTCGTGGGGGGTGAGCAACTTCGCGGTGTCGGACCTGGAGGAGCTCCTGTCCCTCACGAAGCCCCAGCGCATCGCCTGCAACCAGGTGCTCTACCACCTGGAAGAGCGCGCCATCGAACACTCCGTGTTGCCCTGGTGCGAGGCGCGCGGCATCGCGGTGGTGGGCTACAGCCCCTTCGGCAACGGGAACTTCCCCCCGCCCGACAGTGAGGGAGGCCGGGTGCTGGCGGACGTCGCTCGGGCGCATGGCGCCACGCCTCGACAGGTGGCGCTCCAGTTCCTCGTGCGGCGGCCGTCGCTGTTCGCCATCCCGAAGTCGAGCCGCCTGGCCCACCTGAAGGACAACGCGGCGGCGAGCATGGTGGAGCTCACGGCGGCGGATATCGCTCGCATCGACGCCGCGTTCCCGTTGGGGCCCCACACCGACGACTTGCCGATGCTGTGA
- the kdsB gene encoding 3-deoxy-manno-octulosonate cytidylyltransferase: MPSSRTVAVIPARHASTRFPGKPLALIAGRPMVEHVWRRCQEAGVFDEICVATDDERIRATVEGFGGRAVMTSPHCATGTDRVAEVARARTDVDVWVNVQGDEPLVDPEALKALAGLFADPTVRMGTLVRPLETDEAESPHVVKAVLALNSDALYFSRSLVPHAREPAARVPRWGHIGLYGYRREVLLELAELAPTPLEETEKLEQLRALENGIAIRCARVSWRTVAVDIPEDVAKVEAVMRQKGLL; this comes from the coding sequence ATGCCCTCCTCCCGAACCGTCGCCGTCATCCCCGCCCGCCATGCCAGCACCCGGTTCCCGGGCAAGCCGCTCGCGCTCATCGCAGGTCGCCCCATGGTGGAGCACGTCTGGCGACGCTGTCAGGAGGCGGGAGTCTTCGACGAGATTTGCGTGGCCACGGACGACGAGCGCATCCGCGCCACCGTGGAGGGCTTCGGGGGCCGCGCGGTGATGACCAGTCCCCACTGCGCCACGGGCACGGACCGCGTGGCGGAAGTGGCGCGCGCGCGAACCGACGTGGACGTGTGGGTGAACGTCCAGGGTGACGAGCCCCTGGTGGACCCGGAGGCCCTCAAGGCCCTCGCCGGACTCTTCGCGGACCCCACCGTGCGCATGGGCACTCTCGTCCGGCCGCTCGAGACCGACGAAGCGGAGAGCCCGCACGTGGTGAAGGCCGTGCTCGCGCTCAACAGCGACGCCCTCTACTTCAGCCGCAGCCTCGTCCCTCACGCCCGGGAGCCCGCGGCCCGAGTCCCCCGCTGGGGCCACATCGGCCTGTACGGCTACCGCAGGGAGGTGCTCCTCGAGCTCGCGGAGCTCGCGCCCACGCCGCTCGAGGAGACGGAGAAGCTGGAGCAACTCCGGGCCCTGGAGAACGGCATCGCCATCCGCTGCGCGCGCGTCTCCTGGCGCACGGTGGCGGTGGACATCCCCGAGGACGTCGCGAAGGTCGAAGCCGTCATGCGCCAGAAGGGCCTGCTGTAA
- the wecB gene encoding non-hydrolyzing UDP-N-acetylglucosamine 2-epimerase codes for MKKVLHIVGARPNFMKVAPIYRAIAARTSLQQVLIHTGQHYDAKMSDVFFSDLGLPKPDEHLGIGSGSHAQQTARMMVELETVFLSHQPDIVSVVGDVNSTIAAALVASKLAIPLAHVEAGLRSHSQHQPEEINRVVTDRLSDLLLTPSRDADANLLKEGVDASRIHLVGNVMIDSLLTSKEKAEQLPVLKGLGVEPRGYAVCTLHRPSNVDDPKVLGGLLAALVHVASKLPVIFPVHPRTRKMMTEQGLGVCFERSPNLRPVDPMGYLEFLALTSQARLVLTDSGGLQEETTALGVPCLTLREQTERPITVEQGTNEVVGTDPDRIRAVADRALSGEGKKGRVPEFWDGRSGERIADVFARFLEDSRGAARIAVSA; via the coding sequence ATGAAGAAGGTCCTCCATATCGTCGGCGCGCGCCCGAACTTCATGAAGGTCGCGCCCATCTACCGTGCCATCGCCGCGCGGACGTCGCTCCAACAAGTGCTCATCCACACGGGGCAGCACTACGACGCGAAGATGAGTGATGTCTTCTTCTCGGACCTCGGATTGCCGAAGCCGGATGAGCACCTGGGCATCGGCTCGGGCAGCCATGCGCAGCAGACGGCCCGGATGATGGTGGAGCTGGAGACCGTCTTCCTGTCGCACCAGCCGGACATCGTCTCCGTCGTGGGCGACGTCAACAGCACCATCGCCGCCGCGCTGGTGGCGTCGAAGCTGGCGATTCCCCTGGCCCATGTCGAGGCGGGCCTGCGCAGCCACTCCCAGCACCAGCCGGAGGAGATCAACCGCGTCGTCACCGACCGGCTGTCGGACCTCCTGCTCACGCCCTCGCGCGACGCGGATGCGAACCTGCTCAAGGAGGGCGTGGACGCGTCGCGCATCCACCTGGTGGGCAACGTGATGATCGACTCACTGCTCACGTCGAAGGAGAAGGCGGAGCAGTTGCCCGTGCTGAAGGGGCTGGGGGTGGAGCCGCGGGGTTATGCGGTGTGTACGCTGCATCGGCCGTCGAACGTGGACGACCCGAAGGTGCTGGGGGGGCTGCTCGCCGCGTTGGTCCATGTGGCCTCGAAGCTGCCGGTCATCTTCCCGGTGCACCCGCGCACGCGGAAGATGATGACCGAGCAGGGCCTGGGTGTCTGCTTCGAGCGCAGCCCGAACCTGCGCCCCGTGGACCCGATGGGGTATCTGGAGTTCCTCGCGCTGACGTCGCAGGCCCGGCTCGTCCTCACGGACTCGGGAGGGCTCCAGGAGGAGACCACCGCGCTCGGCGTTCCCTGCCTCACCTTGCGCGAGCAGACCGAGCGTCCCATCACCGTGGAGCAAGGGACGAACGAAGTCGTGGGGACCGACCCGGACCGCATCCGCGCCGTCGCGGACCGTGCGCTCTCGGGAGAGGGCAAGAAGGGGCGCGTTCCCGAGTTCTGGGATGGGCGCTCGGGGGAGCGCATCGCGGACGTCTTCGCGCGCTTCCTCGAGGACTCGCGAGGCGCGGCTCGCATCGCCGTGTCCGCGTGA